The nucleotide sequence GGGCACGGTCAGGAGGCCCAGCCGGGTGAACTCGCCCAGCTCGGTCTCGTGGTCGTGGTCGGCGACGATGCGCCGCCACAGCAGGGTCGCGAGCGACCCCACGAAGGTCAGGTTCGGCCCCACGTTGACGCCGATCAGGACCGCCAGCACCGGCAGCGCGCCGCCGTCGGAGACCAGCGGAAGCAGCACCAGGACGGCGGGCAGGTTGTTGACGACGTTGGCCAGCACCGCGGCGACGACCGCGATGAGCAGCAGGCTGAGCAGGTCGCCGCCGGTGGGCAGGAAGGTGCGCAGCCAGTCGGCCAGGCCGTGGTCGACGACGGCCTTGACCACCATCGCCAGCCCGAGGACGAACACGAGGAACCAGGGGTTCGCGGCCTCCACCAGCGTGGCGGCCAGCCTTCCCGGTGCGACGGCGCGCGTCGCGAGGCGCTTGCCGGCCAGCACGACGACGCCGGCCAACGCAGCCCAGAACGGCTCGATGCCCAGCGGTGAGCTGACAGCGAAACCGACCAGCGTGCAGGCGAGCACTACGAGCGCGAACACCGGGGTCGGGACGTCCTCGACGTCGTCGTCGGGGGTCGCGCGCACGCTCAGCTCCGAGGCGAAGTAGCGGCGGAACACGACGTACTCGACGGCGATGGCGACCAGCCACGGGCCCGCCATCAGCGCGCCGAACTGCAGGAAGCTGATCCCGGCGGCGCCGAGCGCCAGCAGGTTCGTCAGGTTGGAGACGGGCAGAAGCAGGGAGGCGGAGTTGGACAGGTGCGCCGTCGCGTAGACGTGCGGCTTGGGTCTCACCCCCGAGCGGGCGGCGGTGGCGAACACGACGGGGGTGAGCAGCACCACGGTCGCGTCGAGGCTCAACGCCGCCGTGACAAGCGCCGATACGGCGAAGACCAGCCCGAGGAGCGTGACGGGGCGACCGTTCGCGCGGCGGGCCATGAACGCGCCGGCGGCCGCGAACATGCCCTCGGCCTCGCACAGCTTCGAGAGCATCAGCACCCCGGCGAGGAACGCGACGGTCGGCGCCATCGTCGTGACCTGCACCCAGGCCTCACTCCAGGTGATCAGCCCCGTCGCGGCGACGAGCAGGCCGGCGGGGGCGGCGGCGACCGCCTCGGGAAGGCCGCGCGGCCGGATGATGGCGAACGCCAGCACCGCCACCAGCAGCACGATGGCGATGGGTTCCGCCAGCCCGTCACTCACGGCGACACGGTACCCGCGCGGACCGTCGGATGGCTACGGTGTGGCGCATGTCTGACGCGTCGCAGGAGCCCTTCCGCTGGTACGAGTATCCCGTCGGGTTCGTCGGCGACCTGAGCTGGGCGGTCGCCCGGACCCTGGTGGCCTTCCTCATCGGGCTCGGCGGCGTCTTCCTCCTGGTGGTGGCCGTGGGCCTGCTGGGGGAGGAGGGCGTGCTGCCGTACGAGGTCGCGAGGGTTCTCGACCAGTTCACCCGCGCTTCGATGATCCCGGTTCTGGTGCTCGTCTGGGCGCTCACGCTGGTGGCGTCGGTCGCGCAGGTGGCCGGCGCGGTTGCGGTGTCGCGTGCCGTCGCCCGCGCCGCCCGAGGCGGCGCGCCCGTGACGCAGGTCCCGTCCCCGGGCCAGGTGGGGGCGATCGTGTCGCGCCCGGGCGGCTGGCTGATGATGTGGTGCTTCTTCCACATCGCCTTCTTCGCGATCGCCGCGCCGGTTGCGCTCTGGATGCTGATCTCCGAGCCGGACGACGCGCCGTCGATGCTGATCATCCTCGGCGTGACCGTCGGGGGAGGCGCGGTTCTGATCGCGCTGACGGCCTGGATCAGGCTGGGTATCAGGGCTGCGCACGATCGCCGCCGCAGCGAGATCTCCGACCACTGGTGGCCGCGGCACGAGCAGGCTGCCTGGACGCGCGCGCAGCACACGTCGAACCTGACGCGGCCGGCCCGGACCCGGTCGGGTCGGGCGGCAGGGATCGCGATCACCGTCGGGTCGGTGGGCGTCGCGGCGGCCCTGCTGCTCATGTCGGTGCTGCTGTTCATCACGCACCCCGACGCGCAGCGCTGGCCGGGAGGCCAGGCCGGCGAGCGCGCCGAGCTGTCGCCGGAGGTCGAGGGGTTCGTGGACGCCGGCACCGTCGTCTTCGCCGTCCTGATGGTCGTCGGGCTACTGCTGGTGGTGGTCGGCTCGATCATCGACGGCGTCAGCGACCTGCACGAGCGGCGCGACCTCCGTGCCGCCGTCGCAGATCCGGATGCGCCGCGCCCGCCGGTGGAGGTCCTCGTGAAGTACTCGGGACCGGCCGTCCCCTCGCTGGCTCTGGCGGCGATGGCGCTCGGCGCGGTCGCGATCGTGCTGGGCTGGACGGGCGTCTCGCTCGGCAGCGGGAGCCTGGAGGATTTCGCGTCGGTCTACAGCGGTTCCGGTGAGAGTTTCGCCTCGGTTCTTCCCAGTTCAGTGTTCGTGAGGAATGTGGGCGTCGCGCTGTGCGTCGTCGGCCTGGCCGCGGCGATGGGCAGCGCGTCCCTCGGCCGTGACCTGCGCAACCAGCTGTTCGGGCGTTGGCCGCAGCGACCCCGCGTGGCGACGGGCACCGACAAGGCACCCGACCCTGCCACCGTCGGTCCGGCCCTCACCCCCTGACCCGCCTCCCCTGAGCAGCCTCCCCCGGGCTCACCATCCTTCGCTCGTGCCCCACCTGCCCCGTGTTCCCTCCCCACCTGCCCCGTGTTCCCTCCCCACCTGCCCCGTGTTTCCTCCCCACCTGGCCCGTGGTTCCTCCCCACCTCGCCGTTCCGACTTCGGCGCAGAAAAGTGGCTAGAGCCGGAGCACTCGCCGTATGTGCGCGTGCTGGGGGTCAGGCCACAGTTGTGCACGGGGAGCCGGGTACCGACAACAGCACGACGGGCCTCCGTGGGCACCGTCCGGCGGACAGGTCAGCGCTGGGTAACGTGACCCGCATGCCGACTGCCGAAGGAAACCTGACCTGGCTCCCGCTGGAGGAGCATCCGGAACTTGTGGCGCCGCCCGTCGCGGCCGCCGCCCCGCTGGTGCCAGGTGCCAGGGTCGCGGAGATCGACGCGACGCTGGCCGACACCGCGGCGTTCTGTGCGGCCTACGACGTGGCGGAGGAGGCGTCCGCGAACTGTGTCGTCGTGTTCGGCCGTCGCGGCGAGGAGAGCGTCCACGCCGCGGTCATGGTGCTGGCGACCGATCGGGCCGACGTCAACAAGACCGTCCGCAAGGAGCTCGGGATGCGGAAGATGTCCTTCGCGGATCAGCCGACGGCAGAGCAGTTCACCGGCATGACGCAGGGCGGCATCACCCCCGTCGGACTGCCCGCCGACTGGCCGATCCTGGTCGACGAGGCAGTCATCGCCGCCGGCCCGGTCGTCATCGGCGGCGGGGTGCGGGGCTCCAAGATCCTCCTCGACGGTGCCGCCCTCGCCGCACTCCCCAACGCCAGGGTGCTCCCTCTCGCCCTTCGCTGACCGCAACGAGCGCGCTTCTGGATTGCCCGGGCCTACCCTGCCGCCGCCGTCGTGCACAACTGTGGCCAGAGCCGAAGCACCCGGAAATAGGCCGAGTGCTGGGGCTAGGGCCACAGTTGTGCGCGGCAGGGGTGCCTTCGACAGGCTCAAGACGCTTCGACATGCTCAACGAACCGAACAGGGCACCGCGTGAGCAGTGCGTCGTGGGGGAGGTCGGCCGGAGTAACGTGACTGCCCGTTCGTGAGGAGGTGGGCGTGGGAGTCCGCGACAAGATCAGGGCGATGTTCGCCGACACCCGGCCGCTGCGCAACGGTGACTTCAGGCGGCTGTGGGTCGCCAACATCGTCACGGTGATCGGGGCGCAGCTGACCGTCGTGGCGGTCCCCGCGCAGATCTACGCCATCACCGGGAGCTCCGCAAT is from Tessaracoccus palaemonis and encodes:
- a CDS encoding SLC13 family permease, with amino-acid sequence MSDGLAEPIAIVLLVAVLAFAIIRPRGLPEAVAAAPAGLLVAATGLITWSEAWVQVTTMAPTVAFLAGVLMLSKLCEAEGMFAAAGAFMARRANGRPVTLLGLVFAVSALVTAALSLDATVVLLTPVVFATAARSGVRPKPHVYATAHLSNSASLLLPVSNLTNLLALGAAGISFLQFGALMAGPWLVAIAVEYVVFRRYFASELSVRATPDDDVEDVPTPVFALVVLACTLVGFAVSSPLGIEPFWAALAGVVVLAGKRLATRAVAPGRLAATLVEAANPWFLVFVLGLAMVVKAVVDHGLADWLRTFLPTGGDLLSLLLIAVVAAVLANVVNNLPAVLVLLPLVSDGGALPVLAVLIGVNVGPNLTFVGSLATLLWRRIVADHDHETELGEFTRLGLLTVPASLVLCTMALWGGAQLMGV
- a CDS encoding YbaK/EbsC family protein; the protein is MPTAEGNLTWLPLEEHPELVAPPVAAAAPLVPGARVAEIDATLADTAAFCAAYDVAEEASANCVVVFGRRGEESVHAAVMVLATDRADVNKTVRKELGMRKMSFADQPTAEQFTGMTQGGITPVGLPADWPILVDEAVIAAGPVVIGGGVRGSKILLDGAALAALPNARVLPLALR